The following are from one region of the Carnobacterium gallinarum DSM 4847 genome:
- a CDS encoding glycosyltransferase family 2 protein: MVKELISIVVPCYNEEESIPLFYQALEKERMNLVDADIEYIFVNDGSKDKTLTVLRELAKSDNQRVKFISFSRNFGKEAGLYAGLQQATGDYVAVMDVDLQDPPEMLPEMLTTIREEDYDCVGTRRVSRDGEPPIRSFFARQFYRIINNISETEIVDGARDYRLMTRQMVDAILSMGEYNRFSKGIFSWVGFDTKYLEYKNQERVAGETSWSFWSLFKYSLDGIVAFSEMPLAFASFIGFFSFAIAMIAMLVIVIRTLILNDPTSGWPSLVCFILAIGGLQLFCLGILGKYLGKTYLETKKRPIYIVKETEKDKK, encoded by the coding sequence ATGGTAAAAGAATTAATCTCAATTGTTGTTCCTTGTTATAATGAGGAAGAATCCATTCCATTATTCTATCAGGCTTTGGAAAAAGAACGGATGAATCTAGTTGATGCGGATATTGAATATATTTTTGTAAATGATGGTTCTAAAGATAAAACATTAACTGTTTTACGTGAGTTGGCCAAATCAGATAATCAACGTGTAAAGTTTATTTCCTTTTCTAGAAATTTTGGTAAGGAAGCCGGACTTTACGCAGGATTGCAGCAAGCAACTGGTGATTATGTAGCAGTTATGGATGTTGATTTACAAGACCCACCTGAAATGTTGCCTGAAATGCTGACAACTATTCGCGAAGAAGATTATGACTGTGTTGGAACTAGACGTGTCAGTCGAGATGGTGAGCCACCGATTCGTTCGTTCTTCGCTCGACAATTTTATCGAATCATTAATAATATTTCTGAGACAGAGATTGTAGATGGTGCTAGAGATTACCGATTAATGACGCGTCAAATGGTTGATGCTATATTATCAATGGGTGAGTACAATCGTTTTTCTAAAGGAATTTTTAGTTGGGTTGGTTTTGATACTAAGTATCTAGAATATAAAAATCAAGAACGTGTAGCAGGTGAAACATCTTGGTCCTTCTGGAGTTTATTTAAATACTCATTGGATGGAATTGTTGCTTTTTCTGAAATGCCGTTAGCATTTGCATCCTTTATAGGTTTCTTTTCATTTGCGATTGCAATGATAGCGATGCTTGTTATTGTAATCCGAACATTGATTTTAAATGATCCAACATCTGGTTGGCCTTCATTAGTTTGTTTTATTCTAGCCATAGGTGGTTTGCAATTATTTTGTTTAGGTATTCTTGGGAAATATCTTGGAAAAACGTATCTGGAAACTAAAAAACGTCCAATCTACATTGTAAAGGAAACTGAAAAAGATAAAAAATGA